The bacterium genome has a segment encoding these proteins:
- a CDS encoding integrase core domain-containing protein: ETYNNVRPHQALGYLTPNEYIRRWKAAQPATRS; the protein is encoded by the coding sequence AGGAGACCTATAACAACGTCCGGCCGCACCAGGCGCTCGGCTACCTGACTCCGAACGAGTACATCCGCCGCTGGAAGGCGGCGCAGCCTGCCACACGCTCATGA